A single window of Dendropsophus ebraccatus isolate aDenEbr1 chromosome 5, aDenEbr1.pat, whole genome shotgun sequence DNA harbors:
- the LOC138792764 gene encoding protocadherin-9 isoform X2 → MDLREFYLLAALIACLRLDSAIAQELIYTIREELPENVPIGNIPKDLNISHINAATGTSNSLVYRLVSKAGDSPLVKVSSSTGEIFTTSTRIDREKLCAGSSLADENECFFELEVVILPNDFFRLIKIKIIVTDTNDNAPMFPSTVINISIPENTLINSRFPIPSAVDPDTGFNGVQHYGLLNGQSVFGLDIVETPEGEKWPQLIVQQVLDREQKDTYVMKIKVEDGGNPQKSSTAILQVTVSDVNDNKPVFKESQIEVHIPENAAIGTSVVQLHATDADIGSNAEIRYIYGAQVTSATKRLFALNNTTGLITVQRPLDREDTAVHKLTVLATDGSSTPARATVTINVTDVNDNPPNIDLRYIISPINGTVYLSEKDPTNTKIALITVSDKDTDVNSKVICFIEREVPFHLKAVYDNQYLLETSSLLDYEGTKEYSFKIVAADTGKPSLNQTALVRVELEDENDNPPIFTQPVIELSVSENNRRGLYLTTISATDEDSGKNADIVYQLGPNASFFDLDRKTGVLTASRVFDREEQERFIFTVTARDNGTPPLQSQAAVIVTVLDENDNSPKFTHNHFQFFVSENLPKYSTVGVITATDSDAGENKAVTLSILNDNENFVLDPYSGLIKSNVSFDREQQSSYTFDVKAVDGGQTPRSSTAKVTINIMDANDNSPVVIYPPSNTSFKLVPLSAIPGSVVAEVFAVDIDTGMNAELKYTIVSGNNKGLFRIDPVTGNITLEEKPSTTDIGLHRLVVNISDLGYPKPLHTLVLVFLYVNETAGNASYIYDLIRRTMETPLDRNIGDSSQPYQNEDYLTIMIAIVAGAMVVIVVIFVTVLVRCRHASRFKAAQRSKQGAEWMSPNQESKQNKKKKRKKRKSPKSSLLNFVTIEESKPDDTVHEPINGTISLPAELEEQGMGRFDWGTAPPTTFKPNSPDLAKHYKSASPQSAFHLKADTPVSVKKHHVIQELPLDNTFVGGCDTLSKRSSTSSDHFSASECSSQGGFKTKGPLHNRQEHKLHVR, encoded by the coding sequence ATGGACCTAAGGGAATTTTACCTGTTGGCTGCTCTTATTGCCTGCTTAAGGCTGGATTCTGCAATTGCCCAAGAACTTATTTACACCATAAGGGAGGAACTGCCTGAAAATGTACCAATTGGAAATATACCAAAGGACCTGAATATCTCACATATCAATGCTGCCACTGGGACCAGCAACAGCCTTGTCTACAGACTGGTTTCTAAAGCAGGCGACTCTCCTTTGGTCAAGGTGTCCAGTAGCACTGGAGAAATCTTCACAACATCCACCAGGATAGACCGAGAGAAACTCTGTGCCGGATCATCTCTTGCTGATGAAAATGAATGTTTCTTTGAACTCGAAGTGGTCATTCTCCCCAATGACTTTTTCCGGCTTATCAAGATTAAAATAATTGTAACAGATACCAATGATAATGCGCCTATGTTCCCTTCAACTGTAATTAATATTTCTATTCCTGAGAATACGCTAATAAACAGTCGATTCCCAATTCCATCCGCAGTGGACCCTGACACGGGCTTCAATGGAGTGCAACACTATGGACTTTTAAATGGACAAAGTGTGTTTGGACTGGATATAGTCGAGACGCCagagggggagaagtggccaCAACTCATAGTGCAGCAGGTCCTGGACAGAGAGCAGAAAGATACCTATGTCATGAAAATTAAAGTTGAGGATGGCGGAAACCCTCAAAAATCCAGCACTGCTATCCTTCAAGTTACAGTAAGTGATGTAAATGACAACAAACCAGTATTTAAAGAAAGTCAAATAGAAGTGCATATCCCTGAAAACGCTGCCATCGGGACCTCTGTAGTGCAGTTGCATGCAACAGATGCAGACATAGGTAGCAATGCTGAGATCAGATATATTTATGGTGCCCAAGTGACATCTGCTACCAAAAGACTCTTTGCTTTAAACAACACTACTGGATTAATTACAGTTCAGAGACCATTAGACAGGGAAGATACCGCAGTTCACAAGCTAACTGTCCTAGCCACAGATGGCAGCTCCACACCCGCAAGGGCAACAGTTACCATTAATGTGACTGATGTGAATGACAACCCACCTAATATCGATCTCAGGTATATTATAAGCCCTATCAATGGAACTGTGTATCTGTCTGAGAAGGACCCAACCAACACAAAGATCGCTCTAATAACAGTGTCAGACAAAGACACAGATGTGAACAGCAAGGTCATCTGCTTTATTGAAAGAGAAGTACCCTTTCATTTAAAAGCTGTCTATGATAACCAGTACCTACTAGAGACTTCTTCTTTGTTGGACTATGAGGGCACCAAAGAATACAGTTTTAAAATTGTGGCAGCTGACACTGGCAAACCAAGTCTCAACCAGACAGCCTTGGTGAGAGTGGAGTTAGAGGATGAGAATGACAATCCTCCAATTTTTACCCAGCCTGTAATTGAGCTATCAGTGTCTGAAAACAACCGCAGAGGTCTATACTTAACTACTATCAGTGCCACAGATGAAGACAGTGGGAAGAACGCAGACATTGTTTATCAGCTTGGCCCTAATGCCTCTTTCTTCGATCTGGACCGGAAGACAGGAGTTTTGACAGCCTCCAGAGTTTTTGATAGAGAGGAACAGGAACGTTTCATTTTCACTGTCACAGCCAGGGACAATGGGACTCCCCCACTGCAGAGCCAAGCAGCTGTTATTGTGACTGTACTGGATGAAAATGACAACAGTCCCAAGTTTACACACAACCACTTTCAATTCTTTGTATCTGAGAACTTACCAAAGTACAGTACAGTCGGTGTCATAACAGCAACAGATTCAGACGCAGGAGAAAACAAAGCTGTGACACTCTCCATACTTAATGACAATGAAAATTTTGTCCTAGATCCATATTCCGGTTTGATTAAGTCTAATGTGTCCTTTGACAGAGAGCAACAGAGTTCTTACACATTTGATGTCAAAGCCGTAGATGGAGGACAGACTCCGCGTTCCTCCACGGCCAAAGTAACAATCAATATAATGGATGCTAATGATAATAGCCCTGTAGTTATCTACCCTCCGTCCAATACATCATTTAAGCTGGTGCCTCTTTCAGCCATCCCAGGCTCAGTGGTTGCAGAGGTGTTTGCTGTTGATATTGACACTGGAATGAATGCTGAATTAAAATATACTATTGTCAGTGGAAACAACAAAGGTCTGTTCCGAATAGACCCAGTGACAGGCAACATTACCCTTGAAGAGAAGCCTTCTACAACCGACATAGGCCTGCACCGACTTGTGGTCAATATAAGTGACTTAGGATATCCCAAGCCTTTGCACACTCTGGTACTTGTGTTTTTATATGTCAACGAGACAGCTGGGAATGCTTCCTATATTTACGACTTGATTCGCAGGACTATGGAAACTCCTTTAGACCGAAATATTGGGGATAGCAGTCAACCCTACCAAAATGAGGATTACCTAACCATAATGATTGCCATAGTGGCAGGTGCCATGGTGGTGATTGTAGTCATCTTTGTGACAGTTCTTGTCCGATGCCGGCATGCATCAAGGTTTAAAGCTGCCCAGAGGAGCAAACAAGGGGCAGAGTGGATGTCACCAAATCAGGAAAGCAAGcagaataagaaaaagaaaaggaagaaaagaaagTCTCCTAAAAGTTCTCTACTGAACTTTGTAACCATCGAGGAATCTAAACCTGATGATACTGTTCACGAACCTATCAACGGGACAATTAGTCTTCCAGCCGAGCTGGAGGAACAAGGGATGGGACGCTTTGATTGGGGTACAGCTCCTCCAACCACCTTTAAGCCTAACAGTCCTGACCTAGCTAAGCATTACAAATCTGCCTCTCCGCAGTCTGCTTTTCATCTTAAAGCAGATACTCCGGTGTCTGTGAAAAAGCATCATGTCATTCAGGAACTCCCTTTGGACAACACCTTTGTTGGGGGTTGTGACACCCTCTCAAAACGCTCTTCCACTAGTTCAGATCACTTCAGTGCCTCAGAGTGCAGCTCCCAGGGAGGCTTCAAGACTAAAGGTCCTTTACACAACAGACAG
- the LOC138792764 gene encoding protocadherin-9 isoform X1, with the protein MDLREFYLLAALIACLRLDSAIAQELIYTIREELPENVPIGNIPKDLNISHINAATGTSNSLVYRLVSKAGDSPLVKVSSSTGEIFTTSTRIDREKLCAGSSLADENECFFELEVVILPNDFFRLIKIKIIVTDTNDNAPMFPSTVINISIPENTLINSRFPIPSAVDPDTGFNGVQHYGLLNGQSVFGLDIVETPEGEKWPQLIVQQVLDREQKDTYVMKIKVEDGGNPQKSSTAILQVTVSDVNDNKPVFKESQIEVHIPENAAIGTSVVQLHATDADIGSNAEIRYIYGAQVTSATKRLFALNNTTGLITVQRPLDREDTAVHKLTVLATDGSSTPARATVTINVTDVNDNPPNIDLRYIISPINGTVYLSEKDPTNTKIALITVSDKDTDVNSKVICFIEREVPFHLKAVYDNQYLLETSSLLDYEGTKEYSFKIVAADTGKPSLNQTALVRVELEDENDNPPIFTQPVIELSVSENNRRGLYLTTISATDEDSGKNADIVYQLGPNASFFDLDRKTGVLTASRVFDREEQERFIFTVTARDNGTPPLQSQAAVIVTVLDENDNSPKFTHNHFQFFVSENLPKYSTVGVITATDSDAGENKAVTLSILNDNENFVLDPYSGLIKSNVSFDREQQSSYTFDVKAVDGGQTPRSSTAKVTINIMDANDNSPVVIYPPSNTSFKLVPLSAIPGSVVAEVFAVDIDTGMNAELKYTIVSGNNKGLFRIDPVTGNITLEEKPSTTDIGLHRLVVNISDLGYPKPLHTLVLVFLYVNETAGNASYIYDLIRRTMETPLDRNIGDSSQPYQNEDYLTIMIAIVAGAMVVIVVIFVTVLVRCRHASRFKAAQRSKQGAEWMSPNQESKQNKKKKRKKRKSPKSSLLNFVTIEESKPDDTVHEPINGTISLPAELEEQGMGRFDWGTAPPTTFKPNSPDLAKHYKSASPQSAFHLKADTPVSVKKHHVIQELPLDNTFVGGCDTLSKRSSTSSDHFSASECSSQGGFKTKGPLHNRQVNEHFYWSISTAYKCPINQY; encoded by the coding sequence ATGGACCTAAGGGAATTTTACCTGTTGGCTGCTCTTATTGCCTGCTTAAGGCTGGATTCTGCAATTGCCCAAGAACTTATTTACACCATAAGGGAGGAACTGCCTGAAAATGTACCAATTGGAAATATACCAAAGGACCTGAATATCTCACATATCAATGCTGCCACTGGGACCAGCAACAGCCTTGTCTACAGACTGGTTTCTAAAGCAGGCGACTCTCCTTTGGTCAAGGTGTCCAGTAGCACTGGAGAAATCTTCACAACATCCACCAGGATAGACCGAGAGAAACTCTGTGCCGGATCATCTCTTGCTGATGAAAATGAATGTTTCTTTGAACTCGAAGTGGTCATTCTCCCCAATGACTTTTTCCGGCTTATCAAGATTAAAATAATTGTAACAGATACCAATGATAATGCGCCTATGTTCCCTTCAACTGTAATTAATATTTCTATTCCTGAGAATACGCTAATAAACAGTCGATTCCCAATTCCATCCGCAGTGGACCCTGACACGGGCTTCAATGGAGTGCAACACTATGGACTTTTAAATGGACAAAGTGTGTTTGGACTGGATATAGTCGAGACGCCagagggggagaagtggccaCAACTCATAGTGCAGCAGGTCCTGGACAGAGAGCAGAAAGATACCTATGTCATGAAAATTAAAGTTGAGGATGGCGGAAACCCTCAAAAATCCAGCACTGCTATCCTTCAAGTTACAGTAAGTGATGTAAATGACAACAAACCAGTATTTAAAGAAAGTCAAATAGAAGTGCATATCCCTGAAAACGCTGCCATCGGGACCTCTGTAGTGCAGTTGCATGCAACAGATGCAGACATAGGTAGCAATGCTGAGATCAGATATATTTATGGTGCCCAAGTGACATCTGCTACCAAAAGACTCTTTGCTTTAAACAACACTACTGGATTAATTACAGTTCAGAGACCATTAGACAGGGAAGATACCGCAGTTCACAAGCTAACTGTCCTAGCCACAGATGGCAGCTCCACACCCGCAAGGGCAACAGTTACCATTAATGTGACTGATGTGAATGACAACCCACCTAATATCGATCTCAGGTATATTATAAGCCCTATCAATGGAACTGTGTATCTGTCTGAGAAGGACCCAACCAACACAAAGATCGCTCTAATAACAGTGTCAGACAAAGACACAGATGTGAACAGCAAGGTCATCTGCTTTATTGAAAGAGAAGTACCCTTTCATTTAAAAGCTGTCTATGATAACCAGTACCTACTAGAGACTTCTTCTTTGTTGGACTATGAGGGCACCAAAGAATACAGTTTTAAAATTGTGGCAGCTGACACTGGCAAACCAAGTCTCAACCAGACAGCCTTGGTGAGAGTGGAGTTAGAGGATGAGAATGACAATCCTCCAATTTTTACCCAGCCTGTAATTGAGCTATCAGTGTCTGAAAACAACCGCAGAGGTCTATACTTAACTACTATCAGTGCCACAGATGAAGACAGTGGGAAGAACGCAGACATTGTTTATCAGCTTGGCCCTAATGCCTCTTTCTTCGATCTGGACCGGAAGACAGGAGTTTTGACAGCCTCCAGAGTTTTTGATAGAGAGGAACAGGAACGTTTCATTTTCACTGTCACAGCCAGGGACAATGGGACTCCCCCACTGCAGAGCCAAGCAGCTGTTATTGTGACTGTACTGGATGAAAATGACAACAGTCCCAAGTTTACACACAACCACTTTCAATTCTTTGTATCTGAGAACTTACCAAAGTACAGTACAGTCGGTGTCATAACAGCAACAGATTCAGACGCAGGAGAAAACAAAGCTGTGACACTCTCCATACTTAATGACAATGAAAATTTTGTCCTAGATCCATATTCCGGTTTGATTAAGTCTAATGTGTCCTTTGACAGAGAGCAACAGAGTTCTTACACATTTGATGTCAAAGCCGTAGATGGAGGACAGACTCCGCGTTCCTCCACGGCCAAAGTAACAATCAATATAATGGATGCTAATGATAATAGCCCTGTAGTTATCTACCCTCCGTCCAATACATCATTTAAGCTGGTGCCTCTTTCAGCCATCCCAGGCTCAGTGGTTGCAGAGGTGTTTGCTGTTGATATTGACACTGGAATGAATGCTGAATTAAAATATACTATTGTCAGTGGAAACAACAAAGGTCTGTTCCGAATAGACCCAGTGACAGGCAACATTACCCTTGAAGAGAAGCCTTCTACAACCGACATAGGCCTGCACCGACTTGTGGTCAATATAAGTGACTTAGGATATCCCAAGCCTTTGCACACTCTGGTACTTGTGTTTTTATATGTCAACGAGACAGCTGGGAATGCTTCCTATATTTACGACTTGATTCGCAGGACTATGGAAACTCCTTTAGACCGAAATATTGGGGATAGCAGTCAACCCTACCAAAATGAGGATTACCTAACCATAATGATTGCCATAGTGGCAGGTGCCATGGTGGTGATTGTAGTCATCTTTGTGACAGTTCTTGTCCGATGCCGGCATGCATCAAGGTTTAAAGCTGCCCAGAGGAGCAAACAAGGGGCAGAGTGGATGTCACCAAATCAGGAAAGCAAGcagaataagaaaaagaaaaggaagaaaagaaagTCTCCTAAAAGTTCTCTACTGAACTTTGTAACCATCGAGGAATCTAAACCTGATGATACTGTTCACGAACCTATCAACGGGACAATTAGTCTTCCAGCCGAGCTGGAGGAACAAGGGATGGGACGCTTTGATTGGGGTACAGCTCCTCCAACCACCTTTAAGCCTAACAGTCCTGACCTAGCTAAGCATTACAAATCTGCCTCTCCGCAGTCTGCTTTTCATCTTAAAGCAGATACTCCGGTGTCTGTGAAAAAGCATCATGTCATTCAGGAACTCCCTTTGGACAACACCTTTGTTGGGGGTTGTGACACCCTCTCAAAACGCTCTTCCACTAGTTCAGATCACTTCAGTGCCTCAGAGTGCAGCTCCCAGGGAGGCTTCAAGACTAAAGGTCCTTTACACAACAGACAGGTAAACGAGCACTTTTACTGGTCTATAAGTACTGCATACAAGTGCCCAATCAACCAGTATTAA
- the LOC138792764 gene encoding protocadherin-9 isoform X3, producing the protein MDLREFYLLAALIACLRLDSAIAQELIYTIREELPENVPIGNIPKDLNISHINAATGTSNSLVYRLVSKAGDSPLVKVSSSTGEIFTTSTRIDREKLCAGSSLADENECFFELEVVILPNDFFRLIKIKIIVTDTNDNAPMFPSTVINISIPENTLINSRFPIPSAVDPDTGFNGVQHYGLLNGQSVFGLDIVETPEGEKWPQLIVQQVLDREQKDTYVMKIKVEDGGNPQKSSTAILQVTVSDVNDNKPVFKESQIEVHIPENAAIGTSVVQLHATDADIGSNAEIRYIYGAQVTSATKRLFALNNTTGLITVQRPLDREDTAVHKLTVLATDGSSTPARATVTINVTDVNDNPPNIDLRYIISPINGTVYLSEKDPTNTKIALITVSDKDTDVNSKVICFIEREVPFHLKAVYDNQYLLETSSLLDYEGTKEYSFKIVAADTGKPSLNQTALVRVELEDENDNPPIFTQPVIELSVSENNRRGLYLTTISATDEDSGKNADIVYQLGPNASFFDLDRKTGVLTASRVFDREEQERFIFTVTARDNGTPPLQSQAAVIVTVLDENDNSPKFTHNHFQFFVSENLPKYSTVGVITATDSDAGENKAVTLSILNDNENFVLDPYSGLIKSNVSFDREQQSSYTFDVKAVDGGQTPRSSTAKVTINIMDANDNSPVVIYPPSNTSFKLVPLSAIPGSVVAEVFAVDIDTGMNAELKYTIVSGNNKGLFRIDPVTGNITLEEKPSTTDIGLHRLVVNISDLGYPKPLHTLVLVFLYVNETAGNASYIYDLIRRTMETPLDRNIGDSSQPYQNEDYLTIMIAIVAGAMVVIVVIFVTVLVRCRHASRFKAAQRSKQGAEWMSPNQESKQNKKKKRKKRKSPKSSLLNFVTIEESKPDDTVHEPINGTISLPAELEEQGMGRFDWGTAPPTTFKPNSPDLAKHYKSASPQSAFHLKADTPVSVKKHHVIQELPLDNTFVGGCDTLSKRSSTSSDHFSASECSSQGGFKTKGPLHNRQAENMS; encoded by the coding sequence ATGGACCTAAGGGAATTTTACCTGTTGGCTGCTCTTATTGCCTGCTTAAGGCTGGATTCTGCAATTGCCCAAGAACTTATTTACACCATAAGGGAGGAACTGCCTGAAAATGTACCAATTGGAAATATACCAAAGGACCTGAATATCTCACATATCAATGCTGCCACTGGGACCAGCAACAGCCTTGTCTACAGACTGGTTTCTAAAGCAGGCGACTCTCCTTTGGTCAAGGTGTCCAGTAGCACTGGAGAAATCTTCACAACATCCACCAGGATAGACCGAGAGAAACTCTGTGCCGGATCATCTCTTGCTGATGAAAATGAATGTTTCTTTGAACTCGAAGTGGTCATTCTCCCCAATGACTTTTTCCGGCTTATCAAGATTAAAATAATTGTAACAGATACCAATGATAATGCGCCTATGTTCCCTTCAACTGTAATTAATATTTCTATTCCTGAGAATACGCTAATAAACAGTCGATTCCCAATTCCATCCGCAGTGGACCCTGACACGGGCTTCAATGGAGTGCAACACTATGGACTTTTAAATGGACAAAGTGTGTTTGGACTGGATATAGTCGAGACGCCagagggggagaagtggccaCAACTCATAGTGCAGCAGGTCCTGGACAGAGAGCAGAAAGATACCTATGTCATGAAAATTAAAGTTGAGGATGGCGGAAACCCTCAAAAATCCAGCACTGCTATCCTTCAAGTTACAGTAAGTGATGTAAATGACAACAAACCAGTATTTAAAGAAAGTCAAATAGAAGTGCATATCCCTGAAAACGCTGCCATCGGGACCTCTGTAGTGCAGTTGCATGCAACAGATGCAGACATAGGTAGCAATGCTGAGATCAGATATATTTATGGTGCCCAAGTGACATCTGCTACCAAAAGACTCTTTGCTTTAAACAACACTACTGGATTAATTACAGTTCAGAGACCATTAGACAGGGAAGATACCGCAGTTCACAAGCTAACTGTCCTAGCCACAGATGGCAGCTCCACACCCGCAAGGGCAACAGTTACCATTAATGTGACTGATGTGAATGACAACCCACCTAATATCGATCTCAGGTATATTATAAGCCCTATCAATGGAACTGTGTATCTGTCTGAGAAGGACCCAACCAACACAAAGATCGCTCTAATAACAGTGTCAGACAAAGACACAGATGTGAACAGCAAGGTCATCTGCTTTATTGAAAGAGAAGTACCCTTTCATTTAAAAGCTGTCTATGATAACCAGTACCTACTAGAGACTTCTTCTTTGTTGGACTATGAGGGCACCAAAGAATACAGTTTTAAAATTGTGGCAGCTGACACTGGCAAACCAAGTCTCAACCAGACAGCCTTGGTGAGAGTGGAGTTAGAGGATGAGAATGACAATCCTCCAATTTTTACCCAGCCTGTAATTGAGCTATCAGTGTCTGAAAACAACCGCAGAGGTCTATACTTAACTACTATCAGTGCCACAGATGAAGACAGTGGGAAGAACGCAGACATTGTTTATCAGCTTGGCCCTAATGCCTCTTTCTTCGATCTGGACCGGAAGACAGGAGTTTTGACAGCCTCCAGAGTTTTTGATAGAGAGGAACAGGAACGTTTCATTTTCACTGTCACAGCCAGGGACAATGGGACTCCCCCACTGCAGAGCCAAGCAGCTGTTATTGTGACTGTACTGGATGAAAATGACAACAGTCCCAAGTTTACACACAACCACTTTCAATTCTTTGTATCTGAGAACTTACCAAAGTACAGTACAGTCGGTGTCATAACAGCAACAGATTCAGACGCAGGAGAAAACAAAGCTGTGACACTCTCCATACTTAATGACAATGAAAATTTTGTCCTAGATCCATATTCCGGTTTGATTAAGTCTAATGTGTCCTTTGACAGAGAGCAACAGAGTTCTTACACATTTGATGTCAAAGCCGTAGATGGAGGACAGACTCCGCGTTCCTCCACGGCCAAAGTAACAATCAATATAATGGATGCTAATGATAATAGCCCTGTAGTTATCTACCCTCCGTCCAATACATCATTTAAGCTGGTGCCTCTTTCAGCCATCCCAGGCTCAGTGGTTGCAGAGGTGTTTGCTGTTGATATTGACACTGGAATGAATGCTGAATTAAAATATACTATTGTCAGTGGAAACAACAAAGGTCTGTTCCGAATAGACCCAGTGACAGGCAACATTACCCTTGAAGAGAAGCCTTCTACAACCGACATAGGCCTGCACCGACTTGTGGTCAATATAAGTGACTTAGGATATCCCAAGCCTTTGCACACTCTGGTACTTGTGTTTTTATATGTCAACGAGACAGCTGGGAATGCTTCCTATATTTACGACTTGATTCGCAGGACTATGGAAACTCCTTTAGACCGAAATATTGGGGATAGCAGTCAACCCTACCAAAATGAGGATTACCTAACCATAATGATTGCCATAGTGGCAGGTGCCATGGTGGTGATTGTAGTCATCTTTGTGACAGTTCTTGTCCGATGCCGGCATGCATCAAGGTTTAAAGCTGCCCAGAGGAGCAAACAAGGGGCAGAGTGGATGTCACCAAATCAGGAAAGCAAGcagaataagaaaaagaaaaggaagaaaagaaagTCTCCTAAAAGTTCTCTACTGAACTTTGTAACCATCGAGGAATCTAAACCTGATGATACTGTTCACGAACCTATCAACGGGACAATTAGTCTTCCAGCCGAGCTGGAGGAACAAGGGATGGGACGCTTTGATTGGGGTACAGCTCCTCCAACCACCTTTAAGCCTAACAGTCCTGACCTAGCTAAGCATTACAAATCTGCCTCTCCGCAGTCTGCTTTTCATCTTAAAGCAGATACTCCGGTGTCTGTGAAAAAGCATCATGTCATTCAGGAACTCCCTTTGGACAACACCTTTGTTGGGGGTTGTGACACCCTCTCAAAACGCTCTTCCACTAGTTCAGATCACTTCAGTGCCTCAGAGTGCAGCTCCCAGGGAGGCTTCAAGACTAAAGGTCCTTTACACAACAGACAG